A window of the Xiashengella succiniciproducens genome harbors these coding sequences:
- a CDS encoding BatD family protein: MRKLLLYITLTLVSLSGIQAQNADFKASAPTTVLQGSRFQLVYSINKEAGDLRLPDITDFQILMGPSTSQSTEVQFINGSVTRNVNYSFTYVLRGDKVGRFTIPPASIEVDGKRISSNSVTIEVVESDSQTQQQQQQSEAPAAGTISDADLYIVSTVNKSEVWQDEPVLLTTKIYTKVNLEGISDVTQPELRNFVVEELPMPNNAIQWDVQSINGVTYHVGTFSQRVIYAQTPGTHTVEPTAIEFLIRQRQSRQSYSIFDDFFSGYRTVKRKVASKPLTIKVKPLPSPRPANFSGIVGDVTLKVTASKTQVSVNDGITLKAEITGTGNHRLARNPVFQVPADFDVFDPNVSNSIVQTSQGGKGTRTVETLIIPRHSGSFEIPPVEYSYFNPSTGRYHTLKSEPITIEVARGTGEEGQSLAGTGSVGSTRESLKLLGKDIRYIKSGEIVLKPMNTFLFGSRLFILAYLVPLILCIAIHIVNIRRIRENADIAKVKNKKANKLAKRRLKKSADLLRKGDKEGFYEEITRALWGYLSDKLDIPRANLTKDIARSTMLNNGADENLADEFLSILDTCEFARYSPTSDHSERDHLYNKSLDTISKLEESLKKRK; the protein is encoded by the coding sequence ATGAGGAAACTACTTTTATATATCACCCTGACACTTGTATCATTATCAGGTATCCAGGCCCAGAATGCTGATTTCAAGGCCTCGGCACCAACTACGGTGTTGCAGGGATCAAGATTTCAACTCGTTTATTCTATCAATAAGGAGGCTGGTGACCTAAGGCTTCCCGACATAACTGACTTTCAGATTTTGATGGGACCGTCCACTTCACAAAGTACGGAGGTTCAGTTTATCAACGGATCTGTTACCAGAAATGTCAACTATTCCTTTACCTATGTTCTAAGAGGAGACAAAGTGGGACGTTTTACAATTCCTCCTGCCAGCATAGAGGTTGACGGAAAAAGGATTAGCAGTAACTCTGTTACCATCGAAGTAGTTGAGAGTGACTCGCAAACACAACAACAGCAGCAACAATCTGAAGCACCTGCAGCAGGAACTATCTCGGATGCCGACTTATATATTGTTTCAACAGTCAATAAATCTGAGGTTTGGCAGGATGAGCCCGTCCTTCTTACAACCAAGATCTATACAAAGGTCAACCTTGAAGGCATCTCCGACGTGACACAACCCGAATTACGCAATTTTGTGGTAGAAGAATTGCCAATGCCCAACAATGCTATCCAGTGGGATGTACAGAGTATCAATGGGGTTACTTATCATGTTGGAACTTTCAGTCAAAGAGTAATCTATGCCCAGACACCGGGGACCCATACTGTAGAACCCACTGCTATTGAGTTTTTGATACGTCAGCGTCAATCCCGGCAGTCATACAGTATTTTTGATGACTTCTTTAGCGGTTACCGTACTGTAAAACGTAAAGTGGCGTCAAAACCACTTACCATCAAGGTAAAACCTTTACCCTCTCCCCGACCGGCAAACTTCTCAGGCATAGTGGGTGATGTCACCCTCAAGGTAACTGCATCCAAGACACAGGTTTCAGTCAATGACGGCATTACCCTCAAAGCTGAAATAACTGGTACTGGTAACCACCGTCTTGCCAGAAACCCTGTATTCCAGGTTCCGGCTGACTTCGATGTCTTTGATCCCAATGTTTCAAATAGCATTGTTCAGACATCTCAGGGAGGAAAGGGTACGAGAACGGTAGAGACTCTTATTATTCCCCGTCACTCTGGCAGCTTCGAGATACCTCCCGTAGAGTACAGCTACTTCAATCCTTCTACAGGCCGTTATCACACACTAAAGAGTGAGCCGATTACAATAGAGGTAGCTCGTGGCACAGGTGAGGAAGGACAAAGTCTGGCAGGCACCGGATCTGTCGGTTCTACTCGCGAGAGCCTGAAGCTTTTGGGTAAGGATATACGCTATATCAAGAGCGGAGAAATTGTCCTTAAACCAATGAACACCTTCCTCTTTGGTTCACGTCTCTTTATACTTGCCTATTTAGTACCGTTAATACTCTGTATCGCAATACATATTGTAAATATCAGACGTATCAGGGAGAATGCGGATATTGCAAAGGTTAAAAACAAGAAGGCTAACAAGCTGGCCAAGAGAAGACTCAAAAAATCAGCCGATCTGCTTCGCAAGGGAGATAAGGAAGGCTTCTATGAAGAGATTACAAGGGCTCTCTGGGGCTATCTCAGCGATAAACTGGATATCCCGCGTGCAAACCTGACTAAGGATATAGCCCGTTCAACTATGCTGAACAATGGTGCCGACGAAAATCTTGCAGACGAGTTCCTTTCAATACTCGACACCTGTGAGTTTGCCCGTTACTCACCCACAAGCGACCATAGTGAGCGTGATCATCTCTACAACAAGAGTCTTGATACCATTAGCAAGCTCGAAGAGAGTCTGAAAAAGAGGAAATAA
- a CDS encoding tetratricopeptide repeat protein, producing MGRLTMNSNIFKALALAALVLISGQAWADSRVDKANQHYAAEEYENAIQLYEDVLNSGMEAPELYYNLGNCYYRQGLLPAAILNYERALLLAPHDKDIRYNLELAYSQIPDKIEPLGEIFLAQWFASIRNTTKSDTWAWISIASFSLFLILLLVYFFSKRSALRKLGFFVGLLFLLISTTTFFFAKYQKERLVNRNTAIVFSPSVTVRSAPDAGSTELFVLHEGIKVKLLQQNNNWYEIQIEDGNVGWIHAEHVEVI from the coding sequence ATGGGAAGATTGACTATGAACAGTAATATATTCAAAGCATTAGCATTGGCAGCTCTTGTGCTTATATCGGGTCAGGCATGGGCCGACAGCCGTGTCGACAAGGCCAATCAGCACTATGCTGCAGAAGAGTACGAGAATGCAATCCAACTGTATGAGGATGTTCTCAACTCAGGTATGGAAGCTCCGGAACTCTACTATAACCTTGGTAATTGCTACTACAGACAGGGACTGCTTCCTGCAGCCATACTGAATTACGAAAGAGCCTTGCTTCTGGCTCCTCACGATAAGGATATCAGGTACAACCTCGAACTTGCCTACAGCCAGATACCCGATAAGATCGAGCCTCTGGGCGAGATCTTCCTGGCTCAGTGGTTTGCTTCAATTCGCAACACCACCAAGTCTGATACCTGGGCCTGGATCTCTATTGCCAGTTTCTCACTATTCCTGATTTTGCTGCTGGTCTATTTCTTTTCAAAACGCAGTGCATTACGTAAACTAGGTTTCTTCGTCGGGCTCCTGTTTCTGCTCATCTCAACCACTACATTTTTCTTTGCCAAGTATCAGAAGGAAAGGCTGGTAAACAGGAATACTGCAATAGTCTTCTCGCCGTCTGTCACAGTCAGAAGTGCACCTGATGCGGGTAGTACTGAGCTTTTCGTTTTGCACGAAGGCATTAAGGTAAAACTGCTGCAGCAAAACAATAACTGGTACGAAATCCAGATTGAGGATGGAAATGTAGGCTGGATTCATGCAGAACATGTAGAGGTTATCTAA
- the htpG gene encoding molecular chaperone HtpG, with amino-acid sequence MQKGTIGVSTENIFPIIKKYLYSDHEIFLRELVSNAVDATQKLLTLSGVGEFKGDPGELKVRVSVDQKKKTLTISDSGIGMTAEEIDKYINQVAFSGANEFLEKYKKDANAIIGHFGLGFYSSFMVSSKVEINTLSYKEGAKAVKWSCDGSTEYTIEDGDRKERGTDVILYIDDENKKFLEEGEIRQLLRKYCRFLPIPVVFGKVKEWKDGKEVETDKDNVINETNPLWTRKPAEIKEEDYMEFYRDLYPMSEDPLFNIHLNVDYPFKLTGILYFPRIKSNIELQKNKIQLYCNQVYVTDSVEGIVPEFLTLLHGVIDSPDIPLNVSRSYLQSDSNVKKISGHITKKVADRLEEIFKNDRKSLEDKWNDLRIFIEYGMLTDEKFYDRAAKFALLRNTDDKYFTFDEYKELIKTNQTDKHNNLVYLYSTSREDQYSFIEAAKNKGYDVLMMDGHLDVHFVNFLEQKFKDCRFVRVDSDVVDKLIQKEEHQELKLTDKQREELTTLFSSQIPQLSKSHFVVSFEALTENDSPVIITQNEFMRRMKDMSSMGGGGMMFYGDMPDSYNLVVNGNHPLVKRIVEGVEGELGEKLKSVYSRISSLESRKAELEAAKKDKKEEEIPQAEKEELEDVSKKIKEQKDKKDELLKEYASGNKLISQLIDLALLSNNMLKGEALSRFVKRSIDLI; translated from the coding sequence ATGCAAAAAGGCACTATTGGTGTATCTACCGAGAACATTTTTCCAATTATTAAGAAATACCTCTATTCAGATCATGAGATCTTCCTTCGTGAACTTGTGTCGAATGCGGTAGATGCTACCCAGAAGCTTTTAACCCTGTCGGGTGTGGGTGAATTTAAGGGTGATCCGGGTGAACTGAAAGTAAGGGTCTCAGTGGATCAGAAAAAGAAAACCCTTACCATTAGTGACAGCGGTATTGGTATGACCGCAGAAGAAATCGATAAATATATCAACCAGGTCGCATTCTCTGGAGCTAATGAGTTTCTTGAAAAGTACAAGAAGGACGCCAACGCTATAATTGGTCACTTCGGACTTGGTTTTTATAGTTCTTTTATGGTTTCCAGTAAGGTGGAAATCAACACCTTGTCATACAAAGAAGGTGCTAAGGCTGTCAAGTGGAGCTGTGATGGGTCTACTGAATATACTATAGAGGATGGAGACAGAAAGGAGAGGGGAACTGATGTAATACTGTATATTGATGACGAGAACAAGAAGTTCCTTGAAGAGGGTGAGATAAGGCAACTTTTAAGGAAGTATTGCCGCTTCCTGCCTATTCCGGTTGTCTTTGGTAAGGTGAAGGAATGGAAGGACGGTAAGGAGGTTGAGACAGATAAGGATAATGTAATCAATGAGACAAATCCACTGTGGACCCGCAAGCCTGCTGAGATTAAAGAAGAAGACTATATGGAGTTTTACAGGGATCTGTACCCAATGTCAGAAGATCCTTTGTTTAATATCCATCTCAATGTTGACTATCCTTTCAAACTTACTGGTATCCTGTATTTCCCAAGGATTAAGAGCAATATAGAACTGCAGAAAAACAAGATACAGCTTTACTGTAACCAGGTCTATGTGACCGACTCGGTTGAAGGAATAGTCCCTGAGTTCCTTACTTTGCTGCACGGTGTGATAGACTCTCCGGATATACCGCTAAATGTATCACGTTCATACCTGCAAAGTGACAGTAATGTCAAAAAGATATCAGGCCATATCACCAAGAAGGTGGCTGACCGTCTTGAAGAGATCTTTAAGAACGACCGTAAATCACTTGAAGACAAGTGGAACGATCTTAGAATCTTTATCGAGTATGGTATGCTTACCGATGAGAAATTCTATGATAGGGCTGCAAAGTTTGCCCTCCTGAGAAATACTGATGATAAGTATTTTACATTTGATGAGTATAAAGAACTGATTAAGACCAATCAGACTGACAAACACAACAATCTTGTCTATCTGTACAGCACCAGCAGGGAAGATCAGTATTCATTTATTGAAGCAGCAAAGAACAAGGGTTATGATGTGCTGATGATGGACGGTCATCTTGACGTTCACTTTGTCAACTTCCTTGAGCAGAAGTTTAAAGACTGCCGCTTCGTCAGGGTTGACAGTGATGTGGTTGACAAACTGATTCAGAAGGAAGAGCATCAGGAGTTGAAGTTGACCGACAAGCAACGTGAAGAACTTACAACATTGTTTTCTTCACAAATACCGCAGCTCTCCAAATCCCACTTTGTTGTTTCCTTTGAGGCATTAACCGAGAATGATTCCCCTGTAATTATTACTCAGAATGAGTTTATGAGACGGATGAAGGACATGAGCTCTATGGGTGGCGGAGGTATGATGTTCTATGGCGATATGCCCGACAGCTACAACCTTGTAGTGAATGGCAACCACCCCTTGGTCAAGAGGATCGTTGAGGGTGTTGAAGGCGAACTAGGTGAAAAGCTGAAGTCTGTATATAGCAGAATTAGTTCACTTGAGTCCAGGAAGGCTGAGCTTGAAGCTGCTAAAAAGGATAAGAAGGAAGAGGAAATCCCCCAGGCTGAAAAGGAAGAGCTTGAAGATGTCAGCAAGAAGATAAAGGAGCAGAAGGACAAGAAGGATGAATTGCTGAAAGAATATGCTTCAGGCAACAAATTGATTTCACAGCTTATCGACCTTGCACTACTGTCAAACAATATGCTCAAGGGCGAAGCCCTCAGCAGATTTGTAAAACGTAGTATTGATCTGATCTGA
- a CDS encoding DUF4395 domain-containing protein: MKLSFLCPVSDQQINAPVARFNALFTLLILLLFFYIHNLFLIVFLAIDFALRANDMSEYSPLALLSRFIVKSFGIKPKMQNAGPKLFAAKIGYFLCILIIVLGIFRLYTAALVSAGILGLFSFLEAAFGFCMACYIYPHIYKLTYKEPFKE, encoded by the coding sequence ATGAAGCTAAGTTTTTTATGTCCCGTATCTGACCAGCAGATTAATGCTCCTGTGGCAAGGTTCAATGCCCTTTTTACATTGCTTATCCTGCTACTATTCTTTTATATTCATAACCTGTTTCTGATAGTGTTTTTGGCAATTGACTTTGCCTTAAGGGCTAATGATATGTCTGAATACAGTCCATTGGCACTGCTGTCCAGGTTTATCGTCAAGTCATTTGGCATTAAACCGAAAATGCAGAATGCAGGGCCTAAGCTGTTTGCTGCCAAGATAGGATACTTCTTATGTATTCTTATTATTGTGCTGGGCATCTTCAGGTTGTATACTGCGGCTCTGGTAAGTGCCGGAATCCTTGGTTTATTCTCATTTCTTGAAGCTGCGTTTGGCTTTTGTATGGCTTGTTATATCTATCCTCATATATACAAGCTGACATACAAGGAACCATTTAAGGAATAG
- a CDS encoding DJ-1 family glyoxalase III — MKRAYILLASGYEEVEALMPADVMRRAGYEVYLVSATGEPIVKGAHNIEVKTDAFLNDVSVENGDLIMLPGGIPGATNLLANEKVKNLVSRFYENGRWVAAICAAPMVLGEMRLLQGKKATCYPGYEKHLHGAIIVNSPAVTDGKIITGKGVGAAMAFSLEIVKNLSGEAEMLELKKKMVVE; from the coding sequence ATGAAACGTGCATATATTTTATTGGCATCGGGTTATGAAGAGGTTGAGGCACTTATGCCTGCGGACGTAATGCGAAGGGCTGGTTATGAGGTGTATCTGGTCTCTGCTACCGGCGAGCCTATAGTAAAGGGAGCTCACAATATTGAGGTAAAGACTGACGCTTTCCTTAATGATGTTTCTGTAGAAAACGGAGATTTAATCATGCTTCCCGGTGGCATTCCGGGTGCAACCAACCTCCTTGCAAATGAAAAGGTCAAAAACCTTGTTTCAAGGTTTTATGAAAATGGCAGGTGGGTTGCAGCGATTTGTGCTGCTCCAATGGTTTTGGGTGAAATGAGACTTCTTCAAGGAAAGAAGGCAACCTGTTATCCGGGTTATGAAAAACACCTGCATGGTGCTATTATTGTAAACAGTCCGGCAGTTACAGATGGTAAGATTATTACCGGAAAAGGTGTTGGTGCTGCAATGGCGTTTTCTCTTGAGATTGTAAAAAATCTCTCCGGAGAGGCTGAGATGCTTGAACTAAAGAAAAAAATGGTTGTTGAATAA
- a CDS encoding AMP-binding protein yields MIKNHGNKKAITVGVSEISYGELFARIEQFSKLIEVAEGERVIIFSENRPGWLFAFLAIWNKSAVPVPVDFLATESELSYILSDSQPSAIFVSSEKKPLLEKAMAATGILAQIVLIDSEEQTQCGTSSLESLPPYKDDQTAVIIYTSGTTGSPKGVMLSYGNLMTNLDGVVRKIRIFREDSRVMILLPLHHIFPLLGSFIAPLHAGGSVAISPSMTSEDMINTLNHNKITIIIGVPRLYEAIRKSIRLKIDQSPVAKALFALAGKLQSKRFSRFVFSAVHKKFGGKVDILVAGGAALDPEVGQDFKTLGFEVLEGFGMTEAAPMITFTRPGRVRIGSAGEVLPGTEMMAKDGEIIARGGHIMKGYYNNPEATAEVIKDGWLYTGDLGYIDKDGYLYITGRKKEIIVLSNGKNVNPAELEEYIVQSPLVSDCAVFFHDDRLCAVIVPAIEDEDHKLLYQKLLEEVIEPLNVKVSSYKRIGGLYITYRELPRTRLGKLQRFKLEELVEKDGETEEEENDGPVSEELRIIAEFISAEKGRKVRPMHHLEYDLALDSLDRVGLQVFLSQNFGVKIETSEILRFQTVANLAEHVAATKTRLEEGRTDWSAILREKVQFKLPESWIPTRLAMRLSRYVFKLYFRYRTRGLDNIPDEPCIIASNHQSFFDGLFVASLLRTAQIGKTYFYAKAKHADKPIFKFLAQRTNVIVVDLNNNLKESIQKLAEVLRLRKNILIFPEGTRSANGNIGQFKKTFAILSRELNIPVVPVAIKGASDALPKGSIFPRPLKKVQVEFLEPLYPENYTYDQIANIVRNRIIETM; encoded by the coding sequence ATGATTAAAAACCACGGTAACAAAAAGGCCATAACTGTGGGTGTCAGTGAGATAAGTTATGGCGAATTGTTTGCCAGGATCGAGCAATTCAGTAAACTAATTGAAGTAGCGGAAGGCGAACGTGTAATAATTTTTTCAGAAAACAGGCCCGGATGGCTCTTTGCTTTCCTCGCAATATGGAATAAGTCAGCTGTACCGGTACCTGTAGATTTTCTTGCGACCGAATCGGAACTCTCCTATATCCTTTCAGACTCACAACCTAGTGCAATATTTGTTTCCAGCGAAAAAAAGCCTCTGCTTGAGAAAGCTATGGCAGCTACAGGAATACTTGCACAGATAGTATTGATAGACAGCGAGGAGCAGACTCAGTGCGGCACATCCAGCCTGGAGTCCCTACCTCCTTACAAAGACGACCAGACTGCAGTAATAATCTATACCTCGGGCACAACAGGTTCACCCAAAGGTGTAATGCTGTCGTATGGCAATCTTATGACCAACCTCGACGGGGTGGTTAGGAAGATTCGTATCTTCCGTGAGGACTCCAGAGTAATGATCCTCTTGCCTCTGCATCATATCTTCCCGCTATTGGGTTCATTCATCGCCCCCTTGCATGCTGGGGGCTCTGTAGCCATCAGTCCTTCGATGACGTCCGAGGACATGATCAACACACTCAACCACAATAAGATTACAATAATTATCGGAGTTCCCCGCCTCTATGAAGCAATTCGCAAAAGTATCAGACTTAAGATAGATCAAAGTCCGGTGGCTAAGGCCCTCTTTGCTTTGGCAGGCAAACTCCAGTCAAAACGATTTTCAAGATTTGTCTTTTCTGCTGTCCACAAAAAATTTGGAGGAAAGGTAGATATCCTGGTAGCCGGTGGTGCAGCACTTGACCCTGAAGTGGGCCAAGACTTCAAAACCCTCGGTTTTGAAGTTCTCGAAGGCTTCGGCATGACCGAGGCGGCCCCGATGATCACCTTTACCCGTCCGGGTAGAGTACGTATCGGTTCAGCTGGAGAAGTCCTTCCGGGAACCGAGATGATGGCCAAAGACGGAGAAATTATTGCCCGTGGGGGCCACATTATGAAGGGTTATTACAACAACCCAGAAGCAACAGCCGAAGTAATCAAGGATGGCTGGCTTTATACTGGTGACCTCGGATATATTGACAAGGATGGATATCTGTATATTACAGGACGTAAGAAGGAGATTATTGTACTAAGCAACGGAAAGAATGTAAATCCTGCCGAACTTGAAGAATACATTGTGCAATCCCCTCTTGTATCCGACTGTGCTGTATTCTTTCATGATGACAGGCTTTGTGCCGTTATAGTACCTGCAATTGAGGATGAAGACCATAAGTTACTTTACCAGAAACTACTTGAAGAGGTTATAGAGCCTCTTAATGTTAAAGTATCGTCATACAAGCGCATAGGAGGTCTCTATATCACATATCGAGAACTGCCCCGAACAAGGCTTGGGAAGTTGCAGCGTTTCAAACTGGAAGAGCTCGTTGAGAAAGACGGCGAAACCGAAGAGGAAGAAAACGATGGTCCTGTTTCCGAGGAACTCAGAATTATTGCTGAGTTTATCTCTGCCGAGAAAGGCAGAAAGGTCAGACCCATGCATCATCTGGAATATGACCTGGCACTTGACTCACTCGACCGTGTAGGTCTGCAGGTCTTCTTAAGTCAGAACTTCGGTGTAAAAATAGAAACATCTGAGATATTGCGCTTTCAAACTGTAGCAAATCTTGCCGAGCATGTTGCTGCTACCAAAACAAGATTGGAAGAAGGCAGAACGGATTGGTCAGCAATATTGCGTGAGAAAGTTCAGTTCAAACTGCCGGAATCATGGATCCCAACAAGGCTTGCTATGCGTCTTTCAAGATATGTGTTCAAGCTTTACTTCAGATACAGGACAAGGGGTCTTGATAACATTCCGGATGAACCCTGTATTATTGCATCCAACCACCAGAGCTTCTTCGATGGTTTGTTTGTTGCTTCTTTACTGCGAACAGCCCAGATAGGCAAGACTTACTTCTACGCTAAGGCCAAGCATGCTGATAAACCAATATTCAAATTCCTTGCACAAAGAACCAATGTGATAGTGGTTGACCTCAACAACAACCTCAAGGAATCCATTCAGAAGCTTGCCGAGGTACTGCGTTTGCGCAAGAATATATTGATCTTCCCTGAGGGTACCAGATCAGCTAACGGAAACATAGGACAGTTTAAGAAGACCTTTGCCATACTAAGCAGAGAGCTCAACATCCCTGTAGTTCCCGTTGCTATAAAGGGTGCCTCAGATGCACTGCCCAAAGGCAGTATCTTTCCCAGACCTCTGAAAAAAGTCCAGGTAGAGTTTCTTGAACCATTATATCCAGAAAACTACACCTACGATCAAATTGCCAATATTGTACGAAACAGGATCATCGAAACAATGTAA
- a CDS encoding DUF554 domain-containing protein has translation MIGTLVNATTIIIGGSIGIAFKKRLPQKTIDLVFQGLGLVTLCIGISMFLDNSSLIVVVLSVLAGCVTGMTLRVGERIDKASARLKRRFSSNSENFTEGLITAFLLYCIGAMTIMGSINEGLGKGPEILITKAIIDGFAAVALASALGVGVLFSSIPLILFQGSITLLAFVFGDLFNEAIINDLSATGGVLLAGIGFNLLRLLKIEVSNMLPAILYAILFSYINTLLTAAV, from the coding sequence ATGATCGGAACGCTAGTCAATGCAACCACGATAATAATCGGAGGTTCAATAGGTATCGCCTTTAAGAAAAGATTGCCTCAAAAGACCATAGACCTGGTATTTCAGGGTCTCGGCCTTGTAACCCTTTGTATAGGAATATCTATGTTCCTTGACAACAGCTCCCTCATCGTAGTGGTTCTTTCAGTGCTTGCTGGTTGTGTAACCGGTATGACCTTACGTGTTGGTGAACGGATAGACAAGGCATCGGCTAGGCTCAAGCGACGTTTCTCAAGCAACAGCGAAAACTTCACCGAAGGCCTAATTACTGCATTTCTGCTATACTGCATAGGAGCGATGACTATTATGGGCTCCATCAATGAAGGCCTGGGTAAGGGTCCCGAAATACTTATTACCAAAGCCATAATCGACGGATTTGCAGCTGTTGCATTGGCTTCAGCATTGGGTGTAGGGGTATTATTCTCATCAATACCGCTGATTTTATTTCAGGGCAGTATCACTCTGCTTGCCTTCGTATTTGGCGACTTGTTCAACGAAGCCATTATCAACGACCTTTCAGCCACAGGAGGAGTACTCCTTGCAGGAATAGGATTCAACTTACTGAGACTATTAAAAATAGAGGTAAGCAATATGTTGCCCGCTATTTTATATGCTATCTTGTTTTCATATATCAATACCCTGCTGACTGCAGCAGTTTAA
- a CDS encoding phosphotransferase produces the protein MEQTVKERLLALYEQWAGESVGAISELPPSGSDRRYFRISSPNAKALGAINKDLRENMAFIEFSRFFKSRGLRVPEIYAVDADMDCYLLEDFGGTTLFELLSTRRKDKEIPEDIEALYRESIIQLLSFQTEGRELDFSHCYPRARFDKQSMMWDLHYFKYYFLKLARISFDEQLLEDDFNRFSDFLLKSDSTYFMYRDFQSRNIMVTDGGLAFIDYQGGRRGALQYDLASLLYDAKADLPQELREELLEHYLELLTPATGISRVQFMETYHAYVLIRIMQAMGAYGFRGFYEKKQHFLRSIPYALTNLKHLLSTCNEFKYFPMLYKVLCDLCENQALLEISAEQDLTVSICSFSFKRGIPVDNSGNGGGFVFDCRALSNPGRYAEYSTLTGKDPEVIDFLQKAPEVHSFLENIYSIVDQSVENYLGRGFKHLMVSFGCTGGRHRSVYCAERLAEHLRSKYRIRINLKHLEQDNH, from the coding sequence TTGGAACAGACAGTAAAAGAAAGGTTATTGGCTCTATATGAGCAATGGGCAGGAGAATCCGTTGGTGCGATAAGCGAACTGCCTCCATCAGGTTCTGACCGCAGATACTTTCGTATCAGCTCTCCTAATGCCAAGGCATTAGGAGCTATCAACAAGGATCTGAGAGAAAACATGGCTTTTATTGAATTCAGCCGTTTTTTCAAATCCAGAGGGCTTAGAGTTCCCGAGATTTATGCGGTTGATGCCGATATGGACTGTTATCTGCTTGAAGATTTCGGTGGCACCACACTTTTCGAACTACTGTCCACCCGACGCAAGGATAAAGAGATACCCGAAGATATAGAAGCTCTCTACAGGGAGAGCATCATACAGCTTCTGAGCTTTCAAACAGAGGGAAGGGAACTGGATTTTTCGCACTGCTATCCCCGCGCAAGATTTGATAAACAGTCAATGATGTGGGATTTGCACTACTTCAAATATTATTTTCTGAAACTGGCACGCATCAGCTTTGATGAGCAGTTGCTCGAGGATGACTTCAACCGCTTCAGTGACTTCCTACTCAAAAGCGATAGCACCTACTTTATGTACCGTGATTTCCAGAGCAGGAATATCATGGTTACGGATGGAGGTCTGGCCTTTATTGATTATCAGGGTGGACGTCGCGGAGCCCTTCAATATGACCTGGCTTCATTGCTGTATGATGCCAAGGCTGACCTGCCTCAGGAGCTGAGGGAGGAACTGCTGGAGCATTATCTGGAACTCCTTACTCCTGCTACAGGAATTTCCCGTGTCCAATTTATGGAGACCTATCACGCTTATGTCCTTATCCGGATTATGCAAGCCATGGGCGCTTACGGATTCAGAGGCTTCTACGAAAAGAAGCAGCACTTCCTGAGAAGCATTCCCTATGCCCTGACAAACCTAAAGCACCTGTTGTCAACCTGCAATGAATTCAAATACTTCCCCATGCTCTACAAGGTATTGTGTGACCTGTGTGAGAACCAGGCCTTGCTTGAGATTTCAGCCGAGCAGGACCTGACCGTAAGTATTTGCAGTTTTTCATTCAAGAGGGGTATCCCCGTTGACAACAGTGGCAATGGAGGTGGCTTTGTATTCGACTGCCGTGCATTGAGTAATCCTGGACGTTATGCAGAATATAGTACACTTACAGGTAAAGACCCAGAGGTTATTGACTTCCTTCAAAAAGCACCAGAGGTACATAGCTTCCTGGAGAATATTTATAGCATTGTGGATCAATCAGTTGAAAACTATTTAGGCAGGGGCTTTAAACACCTTATGGTTAGTTTCGGTTGTACTGGTGGAAGGCACCGTTCTGTATACTGCGCAGAGCGACTGGCAGAACATCTCAGGAGTAAGTACAGAATAAGGATAAACCTGAAGCATCTTGAACAGGATAACCATTGA